A DNA window from Fimbriimonadaceae bacterium contains the following coding sequences:
- a CDS encoding DoxX family protein, which translates to MNAAKTTDAGLLLLRIGLGLVMLYFGSQKLLGAFGGRGLEATIQGMVEKQGIPQLFAYFAVAGEFFGGLGLLVGLLSRVAAFGVGCTMAVASFINLRHPDTLPAFAAGNGSQVAKFGFPFVLCCMAVALLLIGPGRWSLDARFLGQKGRRKA; encoded by the coding sequence ATGAACGCCGCCAAAACAACGGACGCCGGGCTTCTTCTCCTGCGGATCGGACTCGGTCTCGTGATGCTCTACTTCGGATCGCAGAAGCTGCTGGGTGCGTTTGGCGGGCGGGGGTTGGAGGCGACGATCCAAGGGATGGTCGAAAAGCAGGGGATTCCCCAACTGTTCGCCTACTTCGCCGTGGCCGGCGAGTTCTTCGGCGGGCTGGGGCTCCTCGTCGGCCTGCTTTCACGGGTGGCGGCCTTCGGGGTCGGGTGCACGATGGCGGTGGCTTCCTTCATCAACCTGCGCCATCCCGACACGCTTCCGGCCTTCGCCGCCGGCAACGGCTCGCAAGTCGCCAAGTTCGGATTTCCGTTCGTGCTTTGCTGCATGGCCGTGGCGCTCCTGTTGATCGGGCCGGGCCGATGGTCCCTCGACGCGAGGTTCCTGGGGCAGAAGGGGCGGCGCAAAGCATAA
- the pheA gene encoding prephenate dehydratase, whose protein sequence is MDDSPRSMDTVRVDIDAVDEELVLLLNRRVELAQEIGRLKGRDGKPFFTPERERAIFERLAKLNQGPMQTRHLTGIFREVISAARAAETPLVAACWGPEGTFSHLAALQTFGRSADVRFEESITDVFLAVEHGQANYGVVPIENSIAGVVPETLDAFPLTNVKICAEVYLPIHHHLACIADSLDAIRRVYAGPQPSAQCRRWLQQHVPTAEIVDAVPTSRAAQHALKDPEGAAIVNRMGAEAAGLPILVEHIEDNPHNRTRFLVVGFNEPARTGADKTSLMFNLRNRPGELYRALGALVAQEVNLLMIESRPAPRASFEYLFFCDCEGHRTDGHLERAIAALKGFALETIVLGSYPTADALAPPS, encoded by the coding sequence GTGGACGACTCCCCGCGCTCGATGGATACGGTCCGCGTCGATATCGACGCGGTGGACGAGGAGTTGGTGCTGCTGTTGAACCGCCGCGTCGAGCTTGCCCAGGAGATCGGGCGGCTCAAGGGGCGCGACGGCAAGCCCTTCTTCACCCCGGAGCGGGAGCGCGCCATCTTCGAACGGCTGGCCAAGCTCAATCAGGGCCCGATGCAGACGCGACACCTCACGGGGATCTTCCGCGAGGTGATCAGCGCGGCCCGAGCCGCCGAGACCCCGCTCGTCGCCGCATGTTGGGGTCCCGAGGGCACGTTCTCGCACTTGGCGGCGCTGCAGACGTTCGGGAGGTCGGCGGACGTCCGGTTCGAGGAGTCGATCACCGACGTCTTCCTGGCGGTCGAACACGGGCAGGCGAACTACGGCGTGGTTCCGATCGAGAATTCGATCGCGGGCGTGGTGCCCGAGACCCTAGACGCCTTTCCGCTCACCAACGTCAAGATCTGCGCCGAGGTGTACCTCCCGATCCACCACCACCTCGCGTGCATCGCCGATTCGCTGGACGCGATCCGGCGCGTCTACGCCGGACCGCAGCCTTCGGCGCAGTGCCGGCGATGGCTCCAACAGCACGTCCCGACGGCGGAGATCGTCGACGCGGTCCCCACCTCGCGCGCCGCGCAGCACGCGCTCAAAGATCCGGAGGGGGCCGCAATCGTGAACCGCATGGGCGCCGAGGCCGCGGGCCTCCCCATTCTGGTGGAGCACATCGAAGACAACCCACACAACCGCACGCGCTTCCTCGTCGTCGGATTCAACGAGCCGGCACGGACCGGTGCGGATAAGACCAGTCTGATGTTCAATCTACGAAACCGTCCCGGCGAGTTGTATCGCGCGCTCGGCGCGCTGGTGGCCCAAGAGGTCAACCTGCTCATGATCGAATCGCGCCCGGCGCCGCGCGCATCGTTCGAGTACCTCTTCTTCTGCGATTGCGAGGGCCATCGGACCGACGGGCACCTCGAGCGTGCGATTGCCGCGTTGAAGGGCTTCGCCCTGGAGACGATCGTGCTGGGCAGCTACCCGACCGCCGACGCCCTGGCACCGCCGAGCTAG
- the arsD gene encoding arsenite efflux transporter metallochaperone ArsD, giving the protein MKHLQVFDPAMCCSTGVCGPSVDSKLVKLAADLAFLKSQGVRVERFNLARQPEAFTANPLVVSEMGPGAEHLPLFVVDGTLRAKGVYPTRQELAAWFELDTGTSRHRHVGVRALARRPEPERLASSSEAPGEPGGARTELKMAAAPCCESGEEGCC; this is encoded by the coding sequence ATGAAACACCTCCAAGTCTTCGACCCTGCCATGTGTTGCTCTACGGGCGTCTGTGGCCCGAGCGTCGACTCCAAACTGGTCAAGCTCGCCGCCGACCTGGCCTTCCTCAAGTCGCAGGGAGTCCGCGTGGAGCGGTTCAACCTCGCCCGCCAACCCGAGGCGTTCACAGCCAACCCGCTGGTCGTCTCGGAAATGGGACCGGGAGCCGAACATCTCCCTCTCTTCGTGGTCGACGGGACTCTGCGAGCCAAGGGCGTCTACCCCACCCGCCAAGAACTCGCGGCGTGGTTCGAGCTCGACACGGGCACTAGCCGCCACCGTCACGTGGGAGTGCGCGCGCTTGCGCGCCGCCCTGAACCCGAGCGGCTTGCCTCGAGTTCCGAGGCGCCGGGCGAGCCCGGCGGAGCCCGCACCGAGCTGAAGATGGCCGCTGCGCCCTGCTGCGAATCGGGAGAAGAGGGGTGTTGCTGA
- a CDS encoding helix-turn-helix domain-containing protein translates to MDEIDIVAMFKALGDPTRKAIVEFLCERCCPVAVEDTGAVHPIQGATVGEVCCHVTGSEGFSSTVSFHLKELRIAGLIDAEKDGKYMVCSIRREALDVLASYLASLPRPSVAACAPAAKETNR, encoded by the coding sequence GTGGATGAAATCGACATCGTCGCGATGTTCAAGGCCCTTGGGGACCCGACCCGCAAGGCCATCGTGGAGTTCCTGTGCGAACGGTGCTGTCCCGTCGCCGTCGAAGACACGGGTGCCGTGCACCCGATCCAAGGCGCCACGGTCGGCGAGGTGTGCTGCCACGTCACCGGGTCCGAGGGGTTCAGCTCCACCGTGTCGTTCCACCTCAAGGAGCTGCGGATCGCCGGCCTGATCGACGCCGAGAAGGACGGCAAGTACATGGTCTGCAGCATCCGACGAGAAGCGCTCGACGTCCTTGCCTCCTACCTTGCGTCCCTGCCTCGCCCGAGCGTTGCCGCGTGCGCCCCCGCCGCCAAGGAAACCAACCGATGA
- the arsA gene encoding arsenical pump-driving ATPase — protein MWTSGLDTRYLFFTGKGGVGKTSLACAAALHLAAQGRRTLIVSTDPASNLDEVFRARLGTTPTPIPEVPSLSGANLDPEAAAAQYREKMVAPYRGKLPDAVIRSMEEQFSGACTTEIAAFDEFVRLMADPDATSAFDHVVFDTAPTGHTLRLLSLPSAWSGYLNTTTAESSCLGPLAGLQGQRALYESALRGLADPESTTVVLVARPERSSLKEAARTATELHELGIGSLRLVVNAVFRADPTQDAVAQSFAEGVEESLASMPPALASLPRSLVPMMPGNVVGLDALRALLEPNPSAPTTREIRPMEAGESFDTFVDGLSQMGHGVVMTMGKGGVGKTTVAIRIARELGRRGHSVLLTTTDPAGNVLDAAGGTLGTLEVTQISAAAEVARYTKAALAKAALTLDEEGLALLREDLRSPCTEEIAVFRAFAETVAEGENRFVVIDTAPTGHTILLMDATEAYHREVARTQSDAPESVKRLLPRLRDPAFTRVVLVALPEPTPVHEAMKLKADLRRAGIEPYGWVVNRSLALAGTHDPVLSGKASQEAGPVREIVDSGDRVTVLPWEAAPASPRLGCDTAPLR, from the coding sequence ATGTGGACCTCCGGCTTGGACACCCGCTACCTGTTCTTCACGGGAAAGGGCGGCGTTGGGAAGACGTCCCTCGCGTGCGCCGCAGCCCTCCACCTGGCGGCGCAAGGCCGCCGGACGCTGATCGTCAGCACCGACCCCGCGAGCAACCTCGACGAGGTCTTTCGGGCGCGCCTCGGCACGACCCCGACTCCGATTCCCGAGGTTCCCTCGTTGTCCGGAGCGAACCTCGATCCCGAAGCCGCGGCCGCGCAGTACCGCGAGAAGATGGTGGCCCCCTATCGCGGCAAGCTCCCGGACGCCGTGATCCGCTCGATGGAGGAGCAGTTCTCGGGGGCTTGCACGACCGAGATCGCGGCGTTCGACGAGTTCGTCCGCCTCATGGCGGACCCCGACGCCACTTCGGCGTTCGACCACGTCGTCTTCGACACCGCCCCCACGGGACACACCCTCCGCCTGCTCAGCCTCCCCAGCGCGTGGAGCGGCTATCTGAACACGACGACGGCCGAATCGAGCTGCCTCGGCCCGTTGGCCGGTCTCCAGGGCCAGCGTGCCTTGTACGAGTCCGCGCTGCGCGGGTTGGCGGATCCCGAATCCACCACGGTCGTCCTCGTGGCCAGGCCCGAGCGATCCAGCCTCAAGGAGGCCGCCCGCACCGCAACGGAGCTGCACGAACTGGGCATCGGGAGCCTGCGTCTGGTGGTCAACGCCGTCTTCAGGGCGGATCCCACCCAGGACGCGGTCGCGCAGTCGTTCGCCGAAGGTGTGGAGGAGAGTCTCGCCTCGATGCCGCCCGCACTGGCCAGCCTCCCCCGATCGCTCGTGCCCATGATGCCGGGAAACGTGGTCGGGCTCGACGCCCTTCGCGCCCTGCTCGAGCCCAACCCTTCGGCACCGACGACGCGCGAGATCCGACCGATGGAAGCGGGCGAGTCGTTCGACACGTTCGTCGATGGGCTTTCCCAAATGGGCCACGGCGTGGTGATGACCATGGGCAAAGGCGGGGTCGGGAAGACCACGGTCGCCATCCGCATCGCACGGGAGCTGGGTCGCAGGGGGCACTCGGTGCTCCTGACGACCACGGACCCCGCCGGGAACGTCCTCGACGCCGCGGGCGGTACGTTGGGCACGCTCGAGGTCACCCAGATTTCGGCGGCCGCCGAGGTGGCCAGGTACACCAAGGCTGCCCTGGCGAAGGCCGCGCTCACCCTCGACGAGGAGGGGTTGGCCCTTCTGCGGGAGGACCTTCGCTCGCCGTGCACCGAGGAGATCGCCGTGTTCCGCGCATTTGCCGAGACCGTGGCCGAGGGCGAGAACCGGTTCGTCGTGATCGACACGGCCCCGACGGGCCACACGATCCTCCTGATGGACGCGACCGAGGCGTACCATCGCGAGGTCGCGCGCACCCAAAGCGATGCTCCCGAATCGGTGAAGCGCCTCCTGCCGCGCCTGCGGGACCCGGCCTTTACCCGCGTGGTCTTGGTGGCCCTTCCCGAGCCGACACCGGTCCACGAGGCGATGAAGTTGAAGGCCGATCTCCGGCGCGCCGGTATCGAGCCTTACGGTTGGGTGGTCAACCGCTCGCTCGCCCTCGCGGGCACGCACGACCCCGTCCTTTCGGGCAAAGCGTCCCAGGAGGCGGGTCCGGTCCGAGAGATCGTCGACTCCGGGGATCGTGTGACCGTTTTGCCTTGGGAGGCGGCACCCGCTAGCCCCCGTCTCGGCTGCGATACTGCACCGCTTCGCTGA
- the pyk gene encoding pyruvate kinase has translation MKRCTKIVCTLGPAVDSRRKIAALIRAGMNVARINCSHGNWDQRRRWVGWIRELSPDIAPIAILVDLQGPKFRIGAIRDGEMAVKSGQSLTVGLGDAAIPIVQPEILDKMAPGDRLLLGDGEVELRLQRGGQGRFDARVASGGTIKSRRGVTLVGKVFSVPPLTSKDLEDIREGCGCGADFIALSYVHSGDDMRLLRKEVDRYDPEIRLCAKIETRAALQHLDAILDASDLVMVARGDLGLQMDLEDVPLAQKQIIEQSTRAGRPVITATQMLESMVHAARPTRAEATDVANAVLDGTDALMLSGETATGEYPLEAVRVMARIAKKTEGTCKTRMFHAGWYDPKEKAASTDAIARAVRELAVTLKPRAILTTTTSGQTARLVSRFRPPVPILCATWNAKTLTQMAVVWGVEALGVPLPQSTDEIIEKSIDAFVLRRRLKYGDLVVITAGVPAGIPGHTNLILTQVVQEP, from the coding sequence GTGAAGCGTTGCACCAAGATCGTGTGCACGCTGGGTCCCGCCGTGGACAGCCGGCGCAAGATTGCTGCGCTGATCCGGGCGGGCATGAACGTCGCGCGGATCAACTGCAGCCACGGCAATTGGGATCAGCGGCGCCGATGGGTGGGCTGGATTCGGGAGCTGAGCCCGGACATCGCCCCGATCGCGATCCTCGTCGACCTCCAGGGCCCCAAATTCCGTATCGGCGCCATCCGGGACGGCGAAATGGCCGTCAAGTCGGGGCAGAGCCTCACGGTTGGACTTGGGGACGCCGCGATCCCGATCGTCCAGCCTGAAATCTTGGACAAGATGGCCCCGGGGGATCGCCTCCTCCTGGGAGACGGCGAGGTCGAGCTTCGACTCCAAAGGGGTGGTCAGGGACGCTTCGACGCGCGCGTCGCCAGCGGAGGCACCATCAAGAGCCGCCGGGGAGTGACGCTGGTGGGCAAGGTCTTTTCCGTGCCTCCCCTCACGTCGAAGGACCTCGAGGACATCCGCGAAGGGTGCGGCTGCGGGGCGGACTTCATCGCGCTTTCGTACGTCCACAGCGGCGACGATATGCGGCTGCTCCGCAAGGAGGTGGACCGTTACGATCCCGAGATCCGCCTTTGCGCGAAGATCGAAACGCGCGCGGCCCTTCAACATCTCGATGCGATACTCGATGCCAGCGACCTCGTCATGGTGGCGCGTGGCGATCTCGGCTTGCAGATGGATCTCGAAGACGTGCCGCTCGCGCAGAAGCAGATCATCGAGCAGAGCACGCGCGCCGGACGGCCCGTCATCACCGCAACCCAGATGCTCGAGAGCATGGTGCACGCCGCGCGCCCGACGCGCGCCGAAGCGACCGACGTGGCCAACGCCGTGCTCGATGGAACGGACGCCTTGATGCTCAGCGGAGAAACCGCCACCGGCGAGTACCCGCTTGAAGCGGTTCGCGTCATGGCGCGCATCGCGAAGAAGACCGAAGGCACGTGCAAAACACGGATGTTCCACGCGGGCTGGTACGACCCCAAGGAGAAAGCCGCCAGCACGGACGCCATCGCCCGAGCCGTCCGCGAACTCGCCGTGACGCTCAAGCCCCGCGCGATCCTGACCACGACCACAAGTGGGCAGACCGCGAGGCTCGTCTCTCGCTTCCGACCGCCGGTCCCGATCCTGTGCGCGACGTGGAACGCCAAGACGCTGACTCAGATGGCAGTGGTGTGGGGCGTCGAAGCCCTCGGCGTGCCGCTTCCCCAGTCCACCGACGAGATCATCGAGAAGTCCATCGACGCATTCGTGCTTCGGCGGCGTCTAAAATACGGGGACTTGGTGGTGATCACCGCCGGCGTTCCCGCAGGCATCCCCGGCCACACCAACCTGATTCTCACCCAAGTCGTCCAAGAACCATGA
- the cdaA gene encoding diadenylate cyclase CdaA — protein MEEFFRYFSGLRDMRVLDFVDIFLVTYLFYRLALLIRGSRAWRILGGVVTFVVMLFISDRLQLVALNWLLDKATLLAPVALVILLLPELRQALEGFGKLGFWPQALSGSEGRVEAQTVEELVAAVVEMSSAHTGALIVIERAAKLEEVVHNGVQVDAKVTAPLLGSIFYEGNPLHDGAVVIRGDKILAAACRLPLSESQKLDNTLHMRHRAGVGVTEAHDCVVVIVSEERGTIRVAHDGQLRKMATHTDLREFLNEHLRGTPNETKNPLPRRKAKGTAP, from the coding sequence GTGGAAGAGTTTTTCCGTTACTTCTCAGGGCTCCGCGACATGAGGGTGCTCGACTTTGTCGACATCTTCCTGGTCACGTATCTGTTCTACCGACTCGCACTTCTCATCCGCGGGTCCCGCGCGTGGCGCATCCTTGGCGGCGTGGTGACGTTCGTGGTGATGCTGTTCATCAGCGACAGGCTGCAACTGGTCGCCCTGAATTGGCTCCTCGACAAAGCGACCCTGCTTGCGCCGGTCGCCCTGGTGATTCTGCTCCTGCCCGAGCTGAGGCAGGCGCTCGAGGGCTTCGGCAAGCTCGGCTTCTGGCCGCAGGCGCTGTCGGGTTCGGAAGGCCGGGTCGAGGCGCAAACGGTCGAGGAGCTCGTGGCGGCCGTCGTCGAGATGTCCTCGGCCCACACCGGCGCCCTGATCGTGATCGAGCGCGCGGCCAAGCTCGAGGAGGTCGTCCACAACGGGGTCCAGGTCGATGCCAAGGTCACCGCTCCGCTGCTGGGGTCCATCTTTTACGAAGGCAATCCCCTCCACGACGGCGCCGTCGTGATCCGGGGCGACAAGATCCTCGCGGCGGCGTGTCGACTCCCCCTCAGCGAAAGCCAGAAGCTCGACAACACGCTGCACATGCGGCACCGCGCGGGCGTGGGGGTCACCGAAGCGCACGACTGCGTCGTCGTGATCGTGAGCGAGGAGCGGGGCACCATCCGCGTGGCCCACGACGGCCAGTTGAGGAAGATGGCCACCCACACGGATTTGCGCGAGTTCCTCAACGAGCATCTGCGGGGCACGCCCAACGAAACCAAGAACCCACTGCCGCGCCGCAAAGCCAAGGGGACGGCACCATGA
- a CDS encoding M3 family oligoendopeptidase encodes MSSTTPLRPPQVRWDLSALFSGMDDPKIVATWDALDRRAEAFEATYRGRIDSAELDAATLLAALTEVESISAESSKPLNYASLLHACDAASPEIGAFMQKQMERGSALSVQTMFFHLELQAAPEEAITRALEDPRLANYVHFTKLVRALSPHSLSEAEEIILEETANTGCRAWVRLFEEVTSTHPYPYRNPTSGEQTTLSQEEILDKLRDADRAIRQAAADGFTEGLEDLQRVLVFTYNNLIQDKKVEDRLRDHPYPEHSRHLANELDKPTVDLVMRLCKDHYNLVARYYKVKRQILGLDQLTHIDRYAPLFEAEGEVPWDEAVHLVSQSFGEFHPQLGASAKEFADKQWIDAEPRPGKRGGAFCSYNTPDTHPVVFLSYLNKLDDVMTLAHELGHGVHASLSREQSYVNFHGTLPLAELASTFGEMLVFEKLVAKATPQDRLALYADKIEGVFATVFRQAAMFRFEQQCHETVRAEGELPGERFAELWQTEIQAMFGDSLTLGEQHRTWWSYVSHFVAVPFYVYAYSFGELLVLALYQRGKEEGEAFANRYVDLLRLGGSRSPQELMATVGVDLTSETFWQGGFAAIERLVEQFEALWAEVGTSQQV; translated from the coding sequence ATGAGTTCGACCACCCCACTCCGTCCGCCGCAAGTCCGGTGGGACCTCTCGGCGCTGTTTTCCGGCATGGACGACCCGAAGATCGTCGCCACGTGGGACGCGTTGGATCGGCGCGCGGAGGCGTTTGAAGCGACGTATCGGGGGCGCATCGACAGCGCCGAGCTCGACGCAGCCACGCTCCTGGCGGCGCTCACGGAGGTCGAGTCCATCTCCGCCGAATCGTCGAAGCCTCTGAACTACGCCTCGCTGCTGCATGCGTGCGATGCCGCCAGCCCCGAGATCGGGGCCTTCATGCAGAAGCAGATGGAACGGGGTTCGGCGCTGAGCGTCCAGACGATGTTCTTCCATCTGGAACTCCAGGCAGCTCCCGAAGAGGCCATTACACGCGCCCTCGAAGACCCACGGCTGGCGAACTACGTTCACTTTACCAAGCTCGTGCGGGCCTTGTCGCCCCACTCGCTCAGCGAGGCGGAAGAGATCATCCTCGAGGAGACCGCCAACACCGGGTGCCGCGCCTGGGTTCGCCTGTTCGAAGAGGTGACCAGCACCCACCCCTATCCCTACCGCAACCCGACGAGCGGGGAGCAAACCACGCTCTCGCAAGAAGAGATCCTCGACAAGTTGCGCGACGCCGACCGCGCCATCCGACAGGCCGCGGCCGACGGTTTCACCGAGGGCCTCGAGGATCTCCAGCGCGTCCTCGTCTTCACCTACAACAACCTGATCCAAGACAAGAAGGTCGAGGACCGGCTGCGCGACCACCCCTATCCCGAACACTCGCGACACCTTGCCAACGAGCTCGACAAACCCACCGTGGACCTGGTGATGCGGTTGTGTAAGGATCACTATAATCTGGTGGCCCGCTACTACAAGGTCAAACGGCAGATCTTGGGGCTCGACCAGCTCACCCATATTGATCGCTACGCCCCGCTTTTCGAAGCCGAGGGGGAGGTTCCGTGGGACGAGGCCGTCCACCTCGTCTCCCAATCCTTCGGCGAGTTCCACCCCCAGCTCGGAGCCAGCGCGAAGGAGTTCGCGGACAAGCAGTGGATCGACGCGGAGCCCCGACCCGGCAAGCGCGGCGGGGCCTTCTGCTCTTACAACACACCGGACACGCACCCTGTGGTGTTCTTGAGCTACCTCAACAAACTCGACGATGTGATGACGCTGGCGCACGAGTTGGGCCACGGCGTCCACGCCTCGCTCAGCCGCGAGCAATCGTACGTGAACTTCCACGGAACGCTGCCGCTGGCCGAACTGGCTTCGACGTTCGGAGAGATGCTCGTCTTCGAGAAGTTGGTCGCGAAGGCGACGCCACAGGACCGGCTGGCGCTTTACGCCGACAAGATCGAGGGCGTGTTTGCGACGGTGTTCCGCCAAGCCGCGATGTTCCGGTTCGAGCAACAGTGCCACGAGACCGTCCGGGCCGAAGGAGAACTCCCGGGAGAGCGGTTCGCCGAGCTGTGGCAGACCGAAATTCAGGCGATGTTCGGCGACAGCCTCACGCTTGGAGAACAGCACCGAACCTGGTGGAGCTACGTCAGCCACTTCGTCGCCGTGCCGTTCTACGTTTACGCGTACTCGTTCGGCGAACTGTTGGTGCTGGCGCTCTACCAACGAGGCAAGGAGGAGGGAGAGGCGTTTGCCAACCGTTACGTGGACCTGCTGCGGCTCGGCGGCTCCCGATCGCCCCAGGAGCTGATGGCGACGGTGGGGGTGGACCTCACGTCCGAAACGTTCTGGCAGGGCGGATTTGCAGCCATCGAACGGCTTGTCGAACAGTTTGAAGCGCTTTGGGCGGAGGTTGGGACGTCCCAACAGGTGTGA